DNA sequence from the Ovis canadensis isolate MfBH-ARS-UI-01 breed Bighorn chromosome 2, ARS-UI_OviCan_v2, whole genome shotgun sequence genome:
cttttccaatgagtcagctcttcacatgaggtggccaatgtactggagtttcagcttcagcatcattctttccaaagaacacccagggctgatctcctttagaatggactggttggtctcTTTGCAGTTAGGAGATAACATTGATGGTACTTGGTGCTGGACCCAGAAAGAGTTGGTGGAGTGAGGGAGATAGAAACTCCAGGTTTGAATGTATTGTTCACATAGAGCTACATCAGACAGAGCTGGCTTTTTAGATCAGATCAAGGGAAAGATCTGGAACACTTTCTTGGTCCCTCTAAACTAAGTGGGGAGGGACCTCCCTAGCTTGAAGTGGTAGAAGATGATATCTcaattcatcttttttaaaaaaatttatttggctgtgccaagtcttagttgtggcatgtgggatctagctccctaaccagggattgaacccaggccccctgcattgggagtgcagagtcttagccactgaaccaccagggaagttcctcaatTCATCTTGACCAGGGATTCCTGGAGAAGCCCCTCTAAGGTATCCTGAGCAGTGGCCTCAGTCTTTggtttaccttttttttaaaaaaaaaattaatttatttattttaattggaggctaattactatacaatattgtagtggtttttgccatacattgacatgaatcaaccatggatGTATATGCGTTCCCGATCctaaacctccttcccacctccctccctatcccatccctcagggtcatcccagtgcaccagccctgagcacactGTCTCATGcaccgaacctggactggcgatctgtttcacatagggtaatgtacatgtttcaatgctgttctctcaaatcatcccacccttgccttttcccacagattccaaaagtctgttctttacatctgtgtctcttttgctatctcgtatatagggtcatcattaccatctttctaaattccatatatatgcattaatatactgtattggtgtttttctttctgacttacttccctctgtataataggctccagtttcatccacttctgGTTTACCTTAAGCTCTGTTAAGAAAGGGACTATGTCTTTTTCTTGACTGTTGGCCAGGGCTTAGCAGAAAGCCCAGCACATATGTCCACCAAAATATTATtgataaatatatgatattttcccAAGAGCACAGAGAATATAAGAAGCAATGGCGAGATGGGGAGAAGTCTAGAAACCTATACTTCAGACCTTTGGCGCAGTGACCATTCCTCCCTCCTAGGTCATGTGCTTTTGTTGAGACTATGCCTTTCTACTTCAAATACCCTCATCTCCTCATTTAGTTGAAAAAGCTTTAAAAGTTGCTTGGGTGAatatatttggttttattttgaagTGATACCATAATTTGGCAGCATTTATTTAagtatagcatttttttttcagttggatgAAACAGGGAGTTATCAATTGTAACTACATGGAGAAACGAGTAAAGAAGTCAGGTCTATGCAAAACAAAGGCAATAACCATTAGGAAAgttcaggacttcccaggtggctcagacagtaaagaatctgccagagattcttgcaggagacccaggttctattcctgggtcaggaagatcccctagagaaggaaatggcaacccactccaggattcttgcctggagaattccaaggacagaggagcctggcgggctacagtccatggggtcacacaaagtcacacatgactgagcatgcacgcactagAGCTCAACTACACAGTGGAAAGTTCAGCAAGGGAGGTTCTGGAAGATTCTAAAAGTCTGGGCAGCCCTAGGGGCCTGGAAGGTTGGGGAGCAGCAGGCTAGAtttgttttacaatatttatttacttggctgcatcaggtcgtagttgtgggcatgtgggatctttagctgtgccATGTGGGAGCTTtagctgtgccatgtgggatccagttccctgaccaagcatCAAACCCAGGCTCACCTGAATTGagagcatggagccttagccactgaaccaccagggaaatcccaggttagatatttttaaagcaatgaaaTGAACCCAAGATCTAGGAATTCAAGGTGAGaaggagaagcctcagcaaaCGATGTGGATGAACTTCACCTCCAAGGACAAGATGAGTGACAGTTGCCTAGTATTAATTCCAACCAGAAGAAATCAGGGATGTACAGGTGGAATGGTCTCTGGGCCTTGTAGGACCAAGATGGAGATGAGTCCACTGATAGGTAGTGAAGATAGTTAAGATAACTTTGcttgagaatttttcttttttttttttttttgagaatttttctaTATGATTCTTGCTGTGACTGTCTTCATTTTCATGTAAAAAGGATGAGTGTATCTTTTCTCAAAATAATGAAACATATGGACCTGATACCATTGGAAATTTGATTTTTGAAAGTCATCAATATGTTGTAAATGTCAAAGGAGGAAACTCCTTCATAGGCAGATGTTTCCAGAAAGGTGAGTAAAAATGAATAGGATTACTGACATCTTCAAAAGAACATGGTTTTAAGCagcagatattaaatattttcttcacagtaaattcagtgtgtgtgtgtgtgtgcatgcacatgtatGCACAAATATACACACTAGATAATTTCCCCAACTCTTTCACTCTGTGTTATTCTGTGGTTGCCCAAGTATGTTAGTTGcgcagttgtgcccgactctttgcgaccccttggactgtagcccgacagactcctctgtctatgggattctccaggcatgaacactggagaaggttgccatttccttttccaggggatcttccaaacccagggactgaatcccagTCTTCTGCaaagaggtggattctttaccatgcaaagaggtagattctttaccatgcaaagaggtagattctttaccatcttagccaccagggaagcccatattatccTGCAACAGATATTAAAATTTGACACTTTGggttttttcatataaatattcaACCAACCTTTGTGAGTGATACTGGGTGCTGGGGTTTGGGGAAGCATCTGTTTAGGCAGTTCCTTTTGGATGGGGTGTGGGTTCAGAGTCAACCCAGTTTAGAACCATTAAATGAGCTAGCAGCAGGCCTGCTCTCACCGTAACTGCCGGTACAAGAGAGTCTCTGAATTTAGCTCTGTATTTTCATGGGGCTTTAGAGACACCTCACATACTGGATTTCCCAACCATCTCAAGTGTAAGTTGTAAAAGAGTCTATGTCTCGTTACATTTACAAGCCTCAGGATAAACACAGGctctacatttttcttcttttggaatgACAAGTTCCTCTGCTGTTACCACCTATCCACAGATGGTGGTTCTGGAATCTCTCTACCCACACGTTTATAcctgtttctctttttcagtcCTCTTAttccttctctcattttccttccctcctccttgcaCTCTTACCTAGCATTTTTCTGCTGCCCCTTAGCTTCTACCAGTCTCACAATGCCCCAttaccctttcttctcctgcccccattgACGCTCACAGAACCGGGTTCCAGTCCTTCAGAATCTTATTCTCAGCAAGATAGTACATCCAATCCccctttaagaaattattttacttatctCTTAACATTTTGATcagaaacaaatatttaacatTCAGGAGTCACTTTAAGTGATATGGATTATAAGCATGGGACAGGCACGGGTGAAAAATCATTTTGGATGGGAAAGCCTGTCCACTTTCCATACATTATAACCAGCAGGCAAAGACTAAATATCGGGCAGGTGCCATCCCTGCCCATCTTCTCAAGAAAAATTTAAGGAGGGACCCTGGGACCTCAAAGGTGATGGTGGCAGCCCATCTTTTTTACCAAAAGGAGTTTGATCTAAATGAGTCCAGTTTGGATTAGGTAAAGAATGAGACTGAGGAGATGTGTCCTAGAAATCAGCCAATTTCACAGCCTGGGGCAGGTATTTGTCATCAGCTGAGTCATACTGCCTTGGGATTAGCCAGCTCTACTTTCTGTTTCAACAATAAAAAGTCTTGCAAAACTGCTGGCATGTGAGACAGAGGGATCCAGAAAGTTTTGGCATCTTTTCCAGCAGCATAACGGGTTTTAGGGAAGATACTTGTGAGAGCATGGTCCATGCACTCCACCACCTGGGACAGATCCACATTCACAAAGGATGCGGTGCCTTTCAATTTTTCTAGGCctgtaaaaaaaaagagacagaagcaCATTTACCCTGTGGAAGAAGGGGAGTAGGGGAGTGTGAAGCTAGGTTGCAAAGGGGAGGACGCAGTGAGggaatttattttgaatttgccATTATAACTGGGTCCGCTTGTGGTGGGTTTTTATCTATTCCTCAGAAAAGGAAGCAGCAGTGATTTCTTTAGATTGTTGGCTCTCAGACTTGAGTGAGCAGCAGAATCTCCTAGAGAGCTTGTTCGAAGCCAGAACCCAGGAAGTTAGTAGTTTGTATAAACATGGTGGTAGTAGTATAAACATAGTACTTCTTAAAACAAATTTGATATAGGaaatgtgtgtgcacgtgcttgTGCATGTATCTGTGCACTAATATAGCTCGTGCCTCTATAATTCAGTGAATGAAGAGAGACTCATCCACTAAAGCCCTGACTCAGGAAGCTAAAGGTATCCTGGTTCTCAGCAAATGAATTGTTTGAGTAATGAGCCAAGATAGCTTTAAAGAGGCAGTGACTGGTGATGGCTTGAAGCATTCCTCCTAAGctcttaaaacatattttaaattgtgtATCCTCAAGGGAAAATCTACTGTGTTAAATCTTTTGACTTCAGCTCCCAGTAGCCACAAGCTGTTCCAAGAGCCTAACTGAGGTTAGCTCAGAAGTCTTAAGTCTATTTTAAACTCCTACGACTCCAGTCTGGGAAACGAAGCAAAGTGAGTTTAAATTTGTGGTCTGCTTTGGATCTGTGAGTCTTGCTGATCTCAAAGTCTTGGCTTGGAGAACTCTAATAAGAGCAACCAGGACAAAATCGGGCTCTAAGCCTTTCGTAATTCTGAGAAAGGACCCCTGACCCAGAGGCCAAGTCAAAAAAATTTGAGATAGAAGTTGATGATATATTCTCAGGCATCTAGAAAATATCAATTTCAACATCAAACAGGGAAAGCTCTTTTCAATGAGGGATTTTGTTCTCGAACTTAGAGGCTTCGGAGTCGGTGAGTGAGCAACAGCATTTAGTGGCAGTGGTCGTAACCTGATATGTAGTGACGTGTCAGCACTGCGAGGTTTGTCAAACCAGACGTTCTAGTTGACATATATGTACCTGTAtgcatgtgtctatgtgtgtgagtgtgtgtgtgtgcagtggggTAGTTGCAAAAGTCAGTCATTCTCCCCCAGTAGATGTGACTAGGCTTGGCTCCACCTTGAATACTCCTGGTCTCGAACCTTGGCACAGCTGGCTGTCTTACCTAAGCCCGCCAAAGAAGAGGCAGGATCACAGCTGGGGTTAGGGTGACACCAGGCCAGGTGGAGCTCCTGGCTCAAAGCAGGAGCTTAGTAAGTGTTTGAGGACTAGTGAGTAAATGTTAATAGGGCCGGGAAGACTGATATGGAGGCAAGAGCCCCGATACAGGAAGTTCCAGTAGTTCCTCAAAGCCTCATTCCCATTACAGTGCATGGCACAGGATAGATGGCCAAGTCAGGccatctgggttcaaatccagctcttccacttactagctgtgctactttgggcaagttacatcCCTGTGCCTCTGCTTCTGTAAAATCCAGAGGGTTTGTTTGGGTGTTTTAAATGAAAGAGTttgtgtaaagtgcttagaatggtGACAAGTATATAGTGAATGTTTACTATGTGTTAGTCATTGTTATCTAACCTTTATGATTATTCCTCCAGCCTTGACTCAGTCTGACTTACCTTATTTCTTCTTCCATCTCCACTGCCATGCATTCCTGCTGCGGAAAGCTTCCAcccaaatattaataatttcttcCTGTTTAGGTCATGTTCAAACCTGACCTTTCCTATAAAGGTTTCTTAGCCAGAAATGCTTTGATCCTGTGCTGAATTTCTCGAGCAGTTAGAGGCTGTACTATCTAGCACTCCTTTTAGGCTGTTGGGTTGTGTCTCAGAAATAAAGGATTGAGTTTCTTGCATGTTGTAAATCTCAGTGTTCAGAGTCATCTGGTTACTTTCTGTTGTGACCTGGATTGTAAGTTAGTCAGAGTCTGAGTCTTTGAATGAGTGGTAGGTGATCACCAAAAAGAGGTGGTTTGTGTAGATGTAATGACCATGGGCTCCAGTCCAGGCATTGCTCTGAGGAGCTGTATAAACTTGGGTAGGGCATTTCCCCTTTCCAAGCCTCTGCTTGCTGCTATAGTTCTTTTGAGGAATAAATGATACAATTCATAAGTATTTAGTATAGAACTTACCActtagtaaatgctcagtaagtgTTTATAAACACGAGCAAGAGATGACACTAATTAATAGGGACTCCTGATCTATATTTGAGATCTCTACTGGTGTATTACCATGATaaccttattttttcctttctgttcgaGTCTCTTTCAAGCTGTCTAGGACAATGAACCCCATAGGACCCTGGGTCCACCCCAAAGCTCACTTTTCTTGATGTAGCTTTCTCCATATTGTTGTTTGATGTCTGGAGACAGATGCTTCCAAATGGCAAGTTTTTTTTCAGCAGCCTTTTCTGGATCTGACAAATTGGTTTTGAACAATCCTGGTTCAATGCAAGCGACATGCACACCAAAAGCTTTCATGTCCCTCCTGTGAAAAGAGCCAGTTGAAGACATTTAATTCAGGCTTATTTGAATAATGTttgcttataaatattttcatggaaTCACAGAATGGTGTGCCCAGGAAAGAGCATCGTATTCTACCATCTCAGTTTGCAGATGAGGAACTGAACTATGGGATGGATCATCTTCCACATTCCAGACTGGCTACTATGCAGTGTACATGTGGGACACATCTGAATAGCACAGCAAAGTCTTTGAAAGTGAACAAACATTGGGAACAAACCACAGAAGTTTGGTTGGAAGTTGTGACCTGAACACAAGCTGGTCAATTATCtgctaaaaacaacaataacaacagaaaccTATCAACATTCTCCCCAGAATTTAATAAGACTCATAGTTTCATGCTGTACCAAGTGTGTTTAGCAAGGCTGAAGTAAcacagatgttggaattatcaaaGTCTTTAACGTGCTTGTTACAGACATGCTCCAAGAGAGAGACACTCCTGAAGTAAATGGGAATTTAGAAAGCTtcagaaaagataaagaagaaccAAGTGAAAATTTTACACTTGAAAAATGCattaaccaaaataaaatatttactggcTAGACTCATTAGtaaaatgaagaagatgaagGAAAGTCAATGAATTTGAAGATAGATCACTAGAAATTTCCTAATTTGAACAGCAGAGAGAATAATGATTGACAAAGTGAACAGAACCATAGGAATCTGTGGGACAAAATCAAAAGGTCTAATATTTGTGTTAGAAtcccagaaggaagagaaagagtggATTGTAGATAAAAAATGTTTGGAGAAACAATGGCTGAAACCTCCTCAGATATGTGAAAAGGCATAAAGCTACAGATTGGAGAAGCCCAGTGAACCTCAGACATCATAAACCCAAAGAGTGAACCTCAGACATCATAAACCAAAAGAAACTAATGCCTGGGGCACTGAATTGAAGGATTTATTAAATTGGTCCTTTAATGGTTTTATGTTCTGGAGTTCTCTGGTGACCCATAGCAAAAAGAGGTAGTCAGTGCTTTCTTGTGGTAGCAAAATCTTCACATTAGATTAGCaagcttgtgtgtgtgcgtgtgtgtgtgtgtgtgtgtgtgtgagtcactcagtcttgtccgactctttgccaccccacggactatagctcgccaggctcctctgtttatgggattctccaggcaagaataatagagtgggttgccgttcccttctccagggtagcaAGCTTCtaagttttatttggaaatagaagcATCAGAGGAAAGCTGTCTTTCTTGTCCTTAGGGTAGAGGTGGGACGGTTACCATTCTCTCAGCTATAGTGTGTGAAATTTGAGTCCAGAGCTTGCAACAAGCGGGAAAAAATGTTGCATCACTAAGTCATTACTTTATCAGATAATTTTCTACTGAGGGTTTTAAATAAGATATCACTGTTGTGTCTGCATCTGACAGTAATACCAACAGAGAGACCTGATTTAGTTCCTCTCTGTGATTCCCTAACTATTAAACAAGCTAATCTGTTGAATACAAATTTGCCACCACTATTCACATATGCATTAatgcaaaaaggagaaaatactttaaaagatttAGGTTCAAATCCTATTCTACCACTTgacagctgggtgaccttgggggAGTTATCTCATCTTTCTTAGCTTCAGtggtatcatttatattttatttctcactttttaaattttttttccttattttttgctTCAAACCCTTGTGTCAAGGGCTGACTTTCAGTATCATAAATTGGGAATAGTTTAAAGCACTAAATAGAGTGTCTGGTTGATAAATGTTCAGTGAGTGTTAGTGGTTATTATTTGCTAAGATGCCCATGTTTGCTTTACCTTAAGCTGTCATTGAAGCCTTCTACTGCATATTTAGATGGAGAATAGCCCCCTCCACCAAATGCAAGCCGACCCCCAATGCTGGAGACATTGACAATTCTCCCTCGAGCCTTTTTGACCAAGGGAAGCATGTTTAACGTGACACTGATGAGTCCAAACAGGTTCACTTCAACAGGTTCTCTGTAGTCCTCGACCGTCAGCCAGTCGTTGGGTGCCAGCACACCAAGAATGCCAGCGTTGTTGATCAGACCCCAGAGACCTAGAACAGAGCGGAAGGGAAGGAGGTGCGGTACAAGGTGACATTTATATAGGCATCCTTGATGGAAATACAGCTCTGCCTTATCTGatggtgccatttcctccttccggTCACATTCCTTCCTGCTTTGAATACTTGCAGTTTGGGGAAGTGATAGTACAGTGGGTGGGAGGTTAAACTGAAACGGCTGAAGTTTTGTTACTGGAAACCAACCTCacaatttttctgtttctgcttaGAATGGCAAACACTATCTGAGTGAGACTTTTTCATCTCAGATGTGAGGAGATTGCTCTATTTTTCCTATCATGCTGGATGGCATAGCCAGAGAAAACTTATGAACTGTTTTTATAGACAAAGAACAACATCGAtctatttcacatttatttttttggtaaaaatcCAATCATTCACCTGTCTTATTTTATGATGGGAAACATTTAACATTGTTCAAAGTGTTTGGCATTCaagcattaaaatattatttggagCCTTATCAAACCACTGCTTTTGAGGTTCAGAGTCTCAACTATATGATGAAGATGTGATAAAGAAAAATcatatctgtttgttttttcctttgtggaTTCAAATATCTTCATCCATGAGAGTATTTCAAACTTCattcaaggaaataaaacaaaaagtcttCTAGTTCAGAATGCTCCTATCTTTGCAGAATCTAATGCAGAATGAGGTCCGATGACTCCTTATTCTACCACGACTGCCTAAGACGCATTTGCTCAGGTCGCCagactattttcttcctttcccagtgACATTGTGTGAGCTCTGGAACCATTTTGCAGTCAGAAGATGGTCCTGGATATCCAGATGGCAATTCAAGGGTTGCCCTCAGGATCTACTGTAGCTTTTGGCCCCAAGTTTGCTATGTAAGTGGCTAGAGTAGCACTTCACAGAAAAAGACCAGTTAGCACAATCATCTCAGTTCTAAATTCACCCATGTGAACATTTGAGAAGATAACATGGGCTGTGTCTCTTATGCATGTAGAGACTGTGCAATGTAGAAATATTCAGGGCTAGCCTAAACTTTCTCCCATCTTCTCCAGTACACAACTGGTATTTAGCAgacattttttttggggggggggaggaaagACCATTTAAAATCAGACTATTTACTTTCATTTAGCTTTGCTTACTTCTCAACACCCCCTCCATTCCCCTCATTTTCACATCACTCACCTTTCTCCCCAACTTGGTTTTTCACCCACTGGGCAGCCCTCTTGACATTTTCTGGGTCAGTTACATCCAGAAGCACGGTATGAAGCCTCTCTGAAGTTTCTGCCTTTAAAGCTGTTGATCCTGATTCAGTCAGACAGGCAGCAATTACATGAAATCCTTTCTTATCAAAAGTTCTGGCTGCCAAGTTTCCAAAGCCAGTATCACATCCAGTGATGAAAATGTACTTATCAGTGATATTTGTGATCTTTAGCTGTCTTTTATAATTCCACAGAAAACCACAAAGGATCAGAAGGGCTAAGAGCCAAAAGagcatttttttcctgttgtatGACAAGGACACTTCTTTCTTGAACAATAAAATAAGATGGCGTCCTGAGTGttcaaaattagaaagaaaattcaaattagAACCATTAGGGCATAATAACCCAGAGTGATGAACTTGAGATATCTTAATGCATTTGGATGGATACATAGATGGTTAAAAATACAATAACTCTTGTTTGGTTGGGAAGATGGCCATTTAAGTGTTAAACTACACCTAtcgtatgtgcgtgtgtgtgctcagttgtgtctgactctttgtgacccgcatGGACTGCTtttctctgggctcctctgtccatgggattctccaggcaaaaacactggagtgggttgccatttcttcctctaaagGATCTTTCCGACTtaggcatcaaacctgtgtctcctgcattgcaggcagattctttaccactaagccacaagggtttcccaagtggcagaGAAAGTAACTGGCAAAATTGACATGGGTCATTGggttgattttactttttttctctctctatatatgcaaatatttcatTGCTTAATAAggaatatgaacataaacacaggtagaatgaaacacacacactcatgcacacagacacacaactctatttctgttattttacaaGGAATAGATTGTTTCAGATAAAAATAGTTcaatatatcttcacttatcgtgGAAAATTTGGACtctgctttcatctttttttcctgctGAAAGATCTATagctaaagaaggaaaaaatgggtAATAAAAATAAGTCAGAGGTAAAAGGAAGGTTTGTGCAAACCAGTTGGTTCTTGTGGTATAGCTGTGACTATTTCTAAAGCAGTCAGGTTTTTAGACTATTGTGACTTAAAAATTTGGTATAGTTTTTCCAAATCTTCCCTCTGTAGGAATTATTGATTTGTTGCAAGTCGATGTCTATGTAGCAAGATTTCcccttttcaaataaataaatacatttaaaatatataattttgaggGGTGGAGTGGTGTAACTGACTCTTGCAAAATTTCATATTTAGACATTTTAAGGAAATTTCATGTTTATACATTCAATTAGTATAGCATTTTGCTCAAGCCTAGGTCTTGATAAAAAATTGTTGAATAACTAAAAGTTGACTATATTCACCAAATGGATTCTGTAACCTTTGTGGTAATCCAAACTCCCAAGGGAATTATGTGAAAAATGCAGATATTCATGGGGTTTAATGTGCCCTAGAGCTgagagtcagagaaggcaatggcaccccactccagtactcttgcctggaaaatcccatggatagaggagcctggtgggctgtagtccatggggttgtaaagagtcagacacgactgaacgacttcactttcacttttcactttcatgcactggagaaggaaatggcaacccactccagtgttcttgcctagagaatcccagggatgagggagcctggtggctgctgtctatggggtcacacagagtcggacacgactgaagtaacttagcagcagcagcagcagcagagctgcgAGTGGAAACTCTGTGTTGTAGGGTTTTGCTGCTGGCAAGCAGGCCTGAGGGAGCAATAGTGAAACAATGGCTTACTTCCATAAAGCGTTCTGCCTTTCACTTTTGCATATAGGTCTCACTAGATCCTCTTCGTAGCCTTTTCAGTTAGAAAGGGCTCATTACTTGCCTCATTTCATAGGATAATTAATATGCCagttaataaatgtaaaaggaaaattGGAATTAGCAAATCATCATGTGGCAGCTGACAAAGTAACAGCTGTCCCAGGCAATTCTAAGCTAGTGGGCGGAATTCCGATGAGAAACAGCAACTACAGAATCTCAAAGAATCTCTGCACGAGGCTCGTAACAAGCAAGAGGAGAGCAACAGTAATCTCACAGTGGAGAAATCTCACGGATACCACTTGAACCAAGTGAGAAAAGTGAACGCTACGGAGGCGACGAAATGCAGAGGAGTAGCTGGACATGGAgtacttctctctccatgggtgCATCAGGGATGTATCTTCAGATCCAAGGATCTCACAGAGCGCCAGCTGAGAGCTGGCAGGAGTGCCTGACCACCGGAAAGGCATATGGATCCACACAAAACTCagtaagaggaaggaaggaaggaagggaaaattaGGAGAGTGAGTAGGACTGGATCTGCACTCAGGGGGTGAAGGAGCTAAAGCAGGGGTGAGATTCCCACACCAGAGCAATAGTTTGGGACAGAGAGGAGGCATTTGAGGCTGTTGGAGAGTGAATCAATTGATCTGTGACATTCTGAATGGAGCAGAGAACCACAGCCCTACCTGTCCAGGACACAGGTCCCTCTGTACGCGCAGTCGCTGGGAGCTGGACCGTTGGGATTAGAGAGCAATTCCGAAGTGAGGACTGCTGGTGACTGCAGGAGATGGCCTGAAGGGATGTGAGGGAGGCGATCTCGGTGGGAGTGCCCTTGAAGGAGAGCTGGGCAGCCACGGAGGCAGGGCCCTACTGCTGAAGCATGTGCAGGGGGTGGAGCCACCACTgtagcctctctctctccccacaggccaGAGCCAGCAGCTGACCAGT
Encoded proteins:
- the DHRS9 gene encoding dehydrogenase/reductase SDR family member 9 isoform X2 — encoded protein: MLFWLLALLILCGFLWNYKRQLKITNITDKYIFITGCDTGFGNLAARTFDKKGFHVIAACLTESGSTALKAETSERLHTVLLDVTDPENVKRAAQWVKNQVGEKGLWGLINNAGILGVLAPNDWLTVEDYREPVEVNLFGLISVTLNMLPLVKKARGRIVNVSSIGGRLAFGGGGYSPSKYAVEGFNDSLRRDMKAFGVHVACIEPGLFKTNLSDPEKAAEKKLAIWKHLSPDIKQQYGESYIKKSLEKLKGTASFVNVDLSQVVECMDHALTSIFPKTRYAAGKDAKTFWIPLSHMPAVLQDFLLLKQKVELANPKAV
- the DHRS9 gene encoding dehydrogenase/reductase SDR family member 9 isoform X1, with the protein product MRTKSGGASQVVLVIKNPSANAGDAISCSHQQSSLRNCSLIPTVQLPATARTEGPVSWTGRHLILLFKKEVSLSYNRKKMLFWLLALLILCGFLWNYKRQLKITNITDKYIFITGCDTGFGNLAARTFDKKGFHVIAACLTESGSTALKAETSERLHTVLLDVTDPENVKRAAQWVKNQVGEKGLWGLINNAGILGVLAPNDWLTVEDYREPVEVNLFGLISVTLNMLPLVKKARGRIVNVSSIGGRLAFGGGGYSPSKYAVEGFNDSLRRDMKAFGVHVACIEPGLFKTNLSDPEKAAEKKLAIWKHLSPDIKQQYGESYIKKSLEKLKGTASFVNVDLSQVVECMDHALTSIFPKTRYAAGKDAKTFWIPLSHMPAVLQDFLLLKQKVELANPKAV